In Procambarus clarkii isolate CNS0578487 chromosome 25, FALCON_Pclarkii_2.0, whole genome shotgun sequence, the following proteins share a genomic window:
- the LOC138368330 gene encoding proline-rich protein HaeIII subfamily 1-like, which translates to MCGARSRGYLQVLEYNIFCPLLQLGRADCLLTPSSVVAPAGGPSWWPPAGGSRLVAPSWWPPAGGPRLVAPGWWPPAGGPRLVAPGWWPPAGGPQLVAPGWWPPAGGPQLVAPGWWPPAGGPRLVAPGWWPPAGGPQLVAPGWWPPAGGPRLVAPSWWPPAGGPQLVAPGWWPPAGGPQLVAPGWWPPAGGPQLVVPAGGPRLVAPAGGPRLVAPGWWPPAGGPQLVAPGWWPPAGGPRLVAPSWWSQLVAPGWWPQLVAPGWWPPAGGPRLVAPGWWPPAGGPSWWPPAGGPSWWPPAGGPSWWPPAGGPRLVAPGWWPPAGGPQLVVPAGGPRLVAPAGGPRLVAPGWWPPAGGPRLVAPSWWSQLVAPGWWPQLVAPGWWPQLVAPGWWPPAGGPRLVAPSW; encoded by the coding sequence ATGTGTGGTGCTCGCTCCAGAGGTTATCTTCAGGTGTTGGAATACAACATTTTCTGTCCGTTGTTACAACTGGGAAGGGCGGACTGTCTCCTTACACCTAGCAGTGTGGTGGCCCCAGCTGGTGGCCCCAGCTGGTGGCCCCCAGCTGGTGGCTCCCGGCTGGTGGCCCCCAGCTGGTGGCCCCCGGCTGGTGGCCCCCGGCTGGTGGCCCCCGGCTGGTGGCCCCCAGCTGGTGGCCCCCGGCTGGTGGCCCCCGGCTGGTGGCCCCCGGCTGGTGGCCCCCAGCTGGTGGCCCCCGGCTGGTGGCCCCCGGCTGGTGGCCCCCAGCTGGTGGCCCCCGGCTGGTGGCCCCCGGCTGGTGGCCCCCGGCTGGTGGCCCCCGGCTGGTGGCCCCCGGCTGGTGGCCCCCAGCTGGTGGCCCCCGGCTGGTGGCCCCCGGCTGGTGGCCCCCGGCTGGTGGCCCCCAGCTGGTGGCCCCCGGCTGGTGGCCCCCAGCTGGTGGCCCCCGGCTGGTGGCCCCCGGCTGGTGGCCCCCAGCTGGTGGCCCCCGGCTGGTGGCCCCCGGCTGGTGGCCCCCAGCTGGTGGTCCCAGCTGGTGGCCCCCGGCTGGTGGCCCCAGCTGGTGGCCCCCGGCTGGTGGCCCCCGGCTGGTGGCCCCCGGCTGGTGGCCCCCAGCTGGTGGCCCCCGGCTGGTGGCCCCCGGCTGGTGGCCCCCGGCTGGTGGCCCCCAGCTGGTGGTCCCAGCTGGTGGCCCCCGGCTGGTGGCCCCAGCTGGTGGCCCCCGGCTGGTGGCCCCCGGCTGGTGGCCCCCGGCTGGTGGCCCCCGGCTGGTGGCCCCCAGCTGGTGGTCCCAGCTGGTGGCCCCCGGCTGGTGGCCCCAGCTGGTGGCCCCCGGCTGGTGGCCCCAGCTGGTGGCCCCCAGCTGGTGGCCCCCGGCTGGTGGCCCCCGGCTGGTGGCCCCCGGCTGGTGGCCCCCAGCTGGTGGTCCCAGCTGGTGGCCCCCGGCTGGTGGCCCCAGCTGGTGGCCCCCGGCTGGTGGCCCCCGGCTGGTGGCCCCCGGCTGGTGGCCCCCGGCTGGTGGCCCCCAGCTGGTGGTCCCAGCTGGTGGCCCCCGGCTGGTGGCCCCAGCTGGTGGCCCCCGGCTGGTGGCCCCAGCTGGTGGCCCCCGGCTGGTGGCCCCCAGCTGGTGGCCCCCGGCTGGTGGCCCCCAGCTGGTAG